The proteins below come from a single Leifsonia sp. 1010 genomic window:
- a CDS encoding DEAD/DEAH box helicase, translated as MADVLDRFSPATREWFRGAFAAPTAAQEGAWEAISHGKHALVIAPTGSGKTLASFLWAIDRLANDPRPADAKPGTRVLYISPLKALGVDVERNLRAPLVGVTQTAKRLGAEPPHVSVGVRSGDTPASDRRALLSNPPDILITTPESLFLMLTSQARETLTSVETVIVDEVHAVASTKRGAHLALSLERLDQLLERPAQRIGLSATVRPPEEVARFLAGSAPVEVVAPPAGKRFDLRVVVPVEDMSELGTSTYASENPGDGSPPQAGSIWPHVEEAIVDRVLENRSTIVFTNSRRLAERLTARLNEIYEERILGGTAGEAPSRAPAELMGGSGQTRGSQAVADAEALVLARAHHGSVSKEQRALIEDDLKSGRLRCVVATSSLELGIDMGAVDLVVQVEAPPSVASGLQRVGRAGHQVGEISRGVVFPKHRADLIHSAVATERMTAGLIESLSVPANPLDILAQQTVAAAALESIDADDWFDTVRRSAPFSTLPRSAYDATLDLLAGRYPSDEFAELRPRIVWDRDTGAITGRPGAQRLAVTSGGTIPDRGMFGVYMVGEKASRVGELDEEMVYESRVGDVFALGSTSWRIQEITHDRVLVTPAFGEPGRLPFWKGDGIGRPAELGRAVGAFMRELSTAAPADAELRCVEAGLDAWATNNLLSFLREQKEATGHVPTDKTLVVERFRDELGDWRVVLHSPFGMQVHSPWALAVQARVRERYGVDAGAMAADDGIVVRIPDTEAQPPGGELFVFEPQELDELVTAEVGGSALFASRFRESAARALLLPKYNPGKRSPLWQQRQKAAQLLDVARKYPSFPIILETIREVLQDVYDLTALTDVAKQIEQRSIRLVEASTETASPFARSLLFGYVAAFMYEGDSPLAERRAAALSLDAGLLAELLGRAELRELLDPTVIERVELQLQRLAPERRVRGVEGVADLLRLLGPLSVEEVAERLEAEGERGASARSAESGETGEGGEAGETELTAPHADRATAAGHLATLVDTHRALAVTIAGVERFAAIEDASRLRDALGVPLPIGVPVAFIEPVDDPLGDLVSRFARTHGPFETADIAARLGLGPAIVHDALRRLARDGRVVEGEFRPHAHGSEWSDAEVLRRLRRMSLAALRHEVEPVDTATFGRFLPEWQHVGSTLRGVDAVASVIEQLSGARIPASAWESLVLPSRVADYSPAMLDELTATGEVIWSGDGSLPGDDGWISLHLADSAPFTLAPPSDHEPDELQRGILDALGRGGGYFFRQLSDTLGTERGSAIDDSELVTALWDLVWAGRITNDTLAPLRTLTAGGSGAHKRPRQPTRARMYRGRVPTRSAMVTRMGPPTAAGRWSLLPERDLDSTVRAHGQAETLLDRYGVVTRGSVMNEGTPGGFALAYKVLSGFEETGRARRGYFIETLGGAQFANGATVDRLRSYARDHTQQRPYEAVALAATDPANPYGAALPWPAVPSESGTGHRPGRKAGALVVLVDGELTLYVERGGKSLLCFVAEGAGSDGTTGADQPTVESGLVLAAAARALAALVTSRRVDKLAVETVNGGFILGTPVGDALSEAGFLATPRGLRLRS; from the coding sequence ATGGCCGATGTGCTGGATCGATTCTCCCCCGCGACCCGGGAGTGGTTCCGGGGGGCCTTCGCCGCGCCCACGGCCGCGCAGGAGGGCGCCTGGGAGGCCATCTCGCACGGCAAGCACGCACTGGTCATCGCGCCGACCGGTTCGGGCAAGACTCTCGCCTCCTTCCTCTGGGCGATCGACCGACTCGCGAACGACCCGCGTCCCGCCGACGCGAAGCCCGGCACGCGCGTCCTGTACATCTCCCCGCTGAAGGCTCTGGGCGTGGATGTGGAGCGCAACCTGCGCGCTCCCCTCGTCGGTGTGACACAGACGGCCAAGCGACTGGGGGCCGAGCCACCGCACGTCAGCGTCGGGGTGCGTTCGGGCGACACACCGGCCTCGGACCGGCGGGCTCTGCTGAGCAATCCGCCCGACATCCTCATCACGACTCCCGAGTCGCTGTTCCTGATGCTCACCTCGCAGGCGCGCGAGACGCTGACCTCGGTCGAGACGGTGATCGTCGACGAGGTGCATGCTGTGGCGTCGACCAAGCGCGGGGCGCACCTGGCCCTGTCGCTCGAGCGGCTCGACCAGCTGCTGGAGCGTCCGGCGCAGCGCATCGGACTGTCGGCGACCGTCCGGCCGCCGGAGGAGGTCGCGCGATTCCTCGCGGGGAGCGCACCGGTGGAGGTCGTCGCGCCGCCGGCCGGAAAGCGCTTCGATCTGCGCGTGGTGGTCCCCGTCGAGGACATGAGCGAGCTTGGCACGTCCACATACGCCAGCGAGAATCCGGGCGACGGCTCTCCGCCCCAGGCCGGTTCGATCTGGCCCCACGTCGAAGAGGCGATCGTCGACCGCGTGCTCGAGAACCGCTCCACCATCGTCTTCACCAATTCGCGCCGGCTCGCCGAACGTCTGACGGCCCGGCTGAACGAGATCTACGAGGAGAGGATCCTCGGAGGAACGGCCGGCGAGGCGCCCAGCCGCGCGCCCGCGGAACTGATGGGAGGCTCGGGCCAGACCCGCGGGTCGCAGGCCGTCGCCGATGCGGAAGCGCTCGTGCTCGCACGCGCCCATCACGGCTCGGTCAGCAAGGAGCAGCGGGCGCTCATCGAAGACGATTTGAAGTCGGGTCGCCTCCGCTGCGTCGTCGCCACTTCGAGCCTCGAACTCGGCATCGACATGGGAGCCGTCGACCTGGTCGTCCAGGTGGAGGCTCCGCCCTCTGTCGCGAGCGGGCTCCAGCGCGTCGGCCGGGCCGGACACCAGGTCGGCGAGATCTCGCGCGGCGTCGTCTTCCCGAAGCACCGCGCCGACCTCATCCACTCGGCAGTCGCCACGGAGCGGATGACCGCCGGGTTGATCGAGTCGCTCTCCGTGCCAGCGAACCCGCTCGACATCCTCGCCCAGCAGACGGTCGCTGCAGCGGCCCTCGAATCCATCGACGCCGACGACTGGTTCGACACGGTGAGGCGCAGCGCGCCGTTCTCGACGCTGCCCCGCAGCGCCTACGACGCGACGCTCGACCTGCTGGCCGGTCGCTATCCATCGGACGAGTTCGCCGAGCTCCGGCCCCGCATCGTCTGGGACCGCGACACCGGTGCCATCACCGGGCGCCCGGGCGCGCAGCGTCTGGCCGTGACGAGCGGCGGGACCATCCCCGACCGCGGCATGTTCGGCGTCTACATGGTGGGTGAGAAGGCCAGCCGAGTCGGCGAGCTCGACGAGGAGATGGTCTACGAGTCACGGGTCGGCGACGTGTTCGCCCTCGGCTCGACGAGCTGGCGCATCCAGGAGATCACGCACGACCGCGTCCTCGTCACGCCCGCGTTCGGCGAGCCCGGCCGGCTGCCGTTCTGGAAGGGCGACGGGATCGGACGTCCCGCCGAGCTCGGCCGCGCGGTCGGCGCGTTCATGCGCGAGTTGAGCACGGCCGCACCGGCGGATGCCGAACTGCGCTGCGTCGAAGCCGGCCTCGATGCCTGGGCGACGAACAACCTGCTGTCATTCCTGCGCGAGCAAAAGGAGGCGACCGGCCACGTTCCGACCGACAAGACGCTCGTCGTCGAGCGCTTCCGCGATGAGCTCGGCGACTGGCGGGTGGTGCTGCATTCCCCGTTCGGCATGCAGGTGCATTCGCCGTGGGCGCTCGCGGTGCAGGCACGGGTGCGCGAGCGGTACGGGGTCGACGCGGGGGCGATGGCGGCCGACGACGGCATCGTCGTCCGCATCCCCGACACCGAGGCGCAGCCGCCCGGAGGTGAACTCTTCGTCTTCGAACCGCAGGAGCTGGATGAGCTGGTGACGGCGGAGGTCGGTGGCTCGGCCCTGTTCGCCTCGCGCTTCCGCGAGTCGGCTGCCCGGGCGCTACTCCTGCCCAAGTACAACCCGGGCAAGCGGTCGCCGCTCTGGCAGCAGCGGCAGAAGGCGGCGCAGCTGCTGGATGTGGCGCGCAAGTACCCCAGCTTCCCGATCATCCTCGAGACCATCCGCGAGGTGCTGCAGGACGTCTACGATCTCACGGCGCTGACGGATGTGGCCAAGCAGATCGAGCAGCGCAGCATCCGTTTGGTCGAGGCGTCGACGGAGACCGCCTCTCCTTTCGCTCGGTCGCTTCTCTTCGGATATGTCGCTGCGTTCATGTACGAGGGCGACAGCCCTCTGGCCGAGCGTCGGGCTGCGGCGCTCTCTCTCGATGCCGGACTGCTCGCGGAGCTGCTCGGCCGGGCGGAACTCCGCGAACTGCTCGATCCGACGGTCATCGAGCGCGTCGAGCTGCAACTGCAGCGGCTCGCACCCGAACGCCGCGTGCGCGGGGTCGAGGGCGTCGCCGACCTGTTGCGACTGCTGGGTCCGCTGTCGGTGGAGGAGGTGGCCGAGCGTCTCGAAGCCGAAGGCGAGAGGGGTGCCTCCGCCCGTTCGGCGGAGTCTGGCGAGACGGGCGAAGGCGGCGAGGCCGGCGAGACGGAGCTCACGGCACCGCACGCCGACCGCGCGACGGCGGCCGGTCACCTCGCGACCCTGGTCGACACGCACCGGGCGCTCGCGGTCACCATCGCGGGAGTCGAGCGTTTCGCCGCAATCGAAGACGCCAGTCGCCTCCGCGACGCCCTCGGAGTCCCGCTGCCGATCGGCGTCCCCGTGGCCTTCATCGAACCCGTCGACGACCCGCTCGGCGACCTGGTGAGCCGATTCGCGCGCACGCACGGACCGTTCGAGACCGCCGACATCGCGGCGCGGCTCGGTCTCGGCCCGGCGATCGTCCACGACGCGCTGCGACGGCTCGCCCGCGACGGGCGCGTGGTCGAGGGCGAGTTCCGCCCGCACGCGCACGGAAGCGAGTGGAGCGACGCCGAAGTCCTCCGACGGCTGCGTCGCATGTCTCTGGCGGCACTGCGCCACGAAGTCGAGCCGGTCGACACCGCGACCTTCGGGCGATTCCTTCCCGAGTGGCAGCACGTCGGCTCCACCCTGCGCGGGGTGGACGCGGTCGCCTCGGTGATCGAGCAGTTGTCCGGTGCGCGCATCCCGGCGTCGGCGTGGGAGTCGCTCGTCCTTCCGAGCCGGGTGGCCGACTACAGCCCCGCGATGCTCGACGAGCTGACGGCCACAGGCGAGGTGATCTGGTCGGGCGACGGCAGCCTGCCTGGCGACGACGGCTGGATCAGCCTCCATCTGGCCGATTCGGCCCCGTTCACGCTCGCGCCGCCCTCGGATCACGAGCCGGATGAACTGCAGCGCGGCATCCTGGATGCGCTCGGTCGCGGAGGCGGCTACTTCTTCCGCCAGCTGTCCGACACGCTCGGCACCGAGCGCGGCTCGGCGATCGACGACTCCGAACTCGTGACGGCGCTCTGGGACCTGGTGTGGGCGGGCCGCATCACGAACGACACTCTGGCGCCTTTGCGCACTCTGACAGCAGGCGGCTCCGGGGCGCACAAGCGGCCGCGCCAGCCCACACGGGCGCGCATGTACCGCGGCCGCGTTCCGACGCGAAGCGCGATGGTGACGCGGATGGGTCCGCCGACCGCGGCCGGGCGATGGTCGCTGCTGCCCGAGCGCGACCTCGATTCCACCGTGCGCGCGCACGGCCAGGCCGAGACCCTTCTCGACCGCTACGGCGTCGTCACCCGCGGATCCGTCATGAACGAGGGGACGCCCGGAGGTTTCGCGCTCGCGTACAAGGTGCTCAGCGGATTCGAGGAGACCGGGCGGGCGCGCCGCGGGTACTTCATCGAGACGCTGGGCGGCGCTCAGTTCGCCAACGGCGCGACGGTCGACCGGTTGCGGTCGTACGCGCGCGACCACACGCAGCAGCGCCCATACGAGGCCGTCGCGCTGGCCGCGACCGACCCCGCGAACCCGTACGGCGCCGCGCTTCCGTGGCCGGCGGTGCCGAGCGAGAGCGGCACAGGCCATCGCCCGGGGCGCAAGGCCGGAGCGCTGGTCGTGCTCGTCGACGGCGAGCTGACGCTCTACGTCGAGCGCGGAGGGAAGAGCCTGCTCTGCTTCGTGGCAGAAGGTGCCGGCTCCGACGGCACAACCGGGGCCGATCAACCGACGGTGGAGTCGGGCCTCGTACTCGCCGCCGCGGCCCGCGCCCTCGCCGCGCTCGTCACCTCGCGCCGCGTCGACAAGCTCGCCGTGGAGACCGTCAACGGCGGATTCATCCTCGGCACGCCCGTCGGCGATGCGCTGTCCGAGGCGGGCTTCCTCGCCACCCCGCGCGGATTGCGGCTGCGGTCATGA
- a CDS encoding DNA-formamidopyrimidine glycosylase family protein, giving the protein MPEGDTVYQAAERLHRALAGKILTQTDFRVPAYATVDLSGERMDEVVSRGKHLLMHVGDHTIHSHLKMEGSWEVYPPDGRWRHPGYQARAVLRTADAQAVGFQLGVLEVLPRDREDDVVGHLGPDLLGSDWDAEEAVRRITENPDVPVAVALLDQRNLAGLGNVYANELCFLRGMLPTRPVRDADIPAAVDLGLRLITANRDRPLRVTTGDTRRGRNTWVYGRRGQPCRRCGTRIQSSSLGRTDLEERVTYFCPVCQT; this is encoded by the coding sequence ATGCCTGAGGGCGACACCGTCTACCAGGCGGCTGAGCGCCTCCACCGCGCCCTGGCAGGCAAGATCCTCACCCAGACCGACTTCCGCGTCCCCGCCTACGCGACCGTCGACCTCTCCGGCGAGCGTATGGACGAGGTCGTCAGCCGCGGCAAGCACCTGCTGATGCACGTGGGTGACCACACCATCCACAGCCACCTCAAGATGGAGGGGTCATGGGAGGTGTACCCGCCCGACGGCCGCTGGCGGCATCCCGGCTACCAGGCGCGGGCAGTGCTTCGCACGGCCGACGCGCAGGCCGTGGGGTTCCAGCTCGGCGTGCTGGAGGTCCTCCCCCGCGACCGGGAGGACGACGTGGTCGGGCATCTCGGCCCGGACCTCCTCGGCTCTGACTGGGACGCCGAGGAGGCCGTCCGTCGGATCACGGAGAATCCGGACGTGCCGGTGGCTGTCGCGCTCCTCGACCAGCGCAACCTCGCCGGCCTCGGCAACGTGTACGCCAACGAGCTGTGCTTCCTGCGGGGGATGCTTCCCACCCGACCGGTTCGGGATGCGGACATCCCCGCGGCCGTCGACCTCGGTCTCCGGCTCATCACGGCAAACCGCGACCGGCCGCTCCGGGTCACCACCGGCGACACCCGCCGCGGACGCAACACGTGGGTCTACGGCCGCCGCGGCCAGCCCTGCCGTCGCTGCGGCACGCGCATCCAGTCGTCGTCGCTGGGCCGGACGGACCTCGAAGAGCGGGTCACGTACTTCTGCCCGGTCTGCCAGACGTAG
- a CDS encoding NADPH-dependent FMN reductase, translating into MTKIAIIIGSTRPGRNGEAVARWVYENAAKRSGVEYELVDLKDWDLPHLDEAMPAAMGQYAGEHTKAWAAKIAEFDGFVFVTPEYNHSTSGALKNAIDYVGAEWYNKAAGFVSYGVFGGARAVEHLRLVLSQLQVATVSAHVGLSLAHDFENWQLKPTEQQTAALTPLFDQVEAWSAALETVRTGAAAEQDEDEAAA; encoded by the coding sequence ATGACGAAGATCGCCATCATCATCGGAAGCACGCGTCCGGGGCGCAACGGCGAGGCCGTCGCCCGCTGGGTCTACGAGAACGCCGCGAAGCGCTCCGGCGTCGAGTACGAGCTCGTCGACCTGAAGGACTGGGACCTCCCGCACCTCGACGAGGCCATGCCCGCCGCCATGGGGCAGTACGCCGGTGAGCACACCAAGGCGTGGGCGGCGAAGATCGCCGAGTTCGACGGCTTCGTGTTCGTCACCCCCGAGTACAACCACAGCACCTCCGGCGCCCTCAAGAACGCGATCGACTACGTCGGGGCCGAGTGGTACAACAAGGCCGCCGGGTTCGTCAGCTACGGCGTCTTCGGTGGCGCTCGCGCCGTCGAGCACCTGCGTCTGGTGCTGTCGCAGCTCCAGGTCGCCACGGTCAGCGCACACGTGGGCCTCAGCCTCGCTCACGACTTCGAGAACTGGCAGCTGAAGCCGACCGAGCAGCAGACCGCCGCTCTCACCCCGCTGTTCGACCAGGTCGAGGCCTGGTCCGCCGCGCTCGAGACCGTGCGCACGGGTGCCGCCGCCGAGCAGGATGAGGACGAGGCCGCGGCCTGA
- a CDS encoding MarR family transcriptional regulator encodes MATVRTRPDPRKLTDDELELFRSFHLMRRGFDRTLDAQLQQDDGISISELEVLMALVRSPGRRLRVRDLVDSTGWEKSRVSHQVTRMVARGFVERQECEEDRRAMWIHLTGEGRRVVVRALPKHSATIRRILFDALSAEQQEQLLGIARTMNAAIEDEDCEPPADCDG; translated from the coding sequence ATGGCCACCGTGCGCACCCGTCCCGACCCGCGGAAGCTGACGGACGACGAGCTGGAGCTGTTCCGCTCCTTCCATCTGATGCGGCGCGGATTCGACCGGACGTTGGATGCGCAGCTGCAGCAGGACGACGGCATCTCGATCTCCGAGCTCGAAGTGCTGATGGCCCTCGTCCGCTCGCCGGGGCGCCGGCTCCGGGTCCGCGATCTGGTGGATTCGACGGGCTGGGAGAAGAGTCGCGTCTCGCACCAGGTGACCCGCATGGTCGCCCGCGGATTCGTCGAGCGCCAGGAGTGCGAGGAGGACCGCCGCGCGATGTGGATCCACCTCACCGGCGAGGGCCGGCGCGTGGTGGTGCGGGCGCTGCCGAAGCACTCGGCGACCATCCGCCGCATCCTGTTCGACGCCCTCAGCGCCGAGCAGCAGGAGCAGCTGCTCGGCATCGCCCGAACGATGAACGCGGCGATCGAGGACGAGGACTGCGAGCCGCCCGCCGACTGCGACGGCTGA
- a CDS encoding LCP family protein translates to MRRPNFPASDPGADGSDQQLPPTQVFGRAPSADPRRPVRATRPASGVPTGSGGATSGGAAGGAPFDPFGMGGDAPGLGGDGAGRRGGNGRGNGGSGGSGGGGRNGGDNGDGTGGDDGGIPTPPPGGRRDKAPRKRRRTKRIIGWTAAALAVILVVVGGYAAYSYFRFVGGVKHVDVISKPANDVDGQDQNILLVGDDHRPDGASQAELDQLSTTDDGGGTNTDTMMILHIPANGKSATLISLPRDSWVEVPGHGMNKLNAAFSLGGGATDAASGAKLLIQTVQNLTGLSIDHYVRVSLLGFYTIAQALGPVQVCLNNAVDDPYSGANFPAGVSTLDAKQALSFVRQRHGLPRGDLDRVVRQQYFLSVEAHKFLSAGTLLNPGKLTKVLDAVSGSLETDPGLNFLQLAAQLQGLTGGKIQSATIPISGTPTITVDGDDISIVEVDTAAMPAFIQSLMGTPSAYEKATAAKPADTSVTVLNGGSQNGAATTASQTLAGAGFKTGTPGDADTRATTVIQYPSGQEAQAKAVAAYLPGASVQETSSVSTVTVVLGDDGIMPTAPSAGGGTAPAPAPTPAPTGPATNYSDTVCIN, encoded by the coding sequence GTGCGACGCCCGAACTTCCCCGCCTCAGATCCCGGTGCGGACGGCAGCGACCAGCAGCTGCCGCCCACCCAGGTGTTCGGACGCGCGCCGTCCGCCGACCCGCGCCGCCCCGTGCGCGCAACGCGTCCGGCCTCCGGTGTGCCGACGGGGAGCGGCGGTGCCACGAGTGGTGGCGCCGCAGGTGGCGCACCGTTCGACCCGTTCGGGATGGGCGGCGACGCCCCGGGTCTCGGCGGTGACGGCGCCGGACGCCGCGGCGGCAACGGTCGCGGCAACGGCGGCAGTGGAGGCAGCGGAGGCGGCGGCCGCAACGGCGGCGACAACGGCGACGGAACCGGCGGCGACGACGGCGGCATCCCCACTCCGCCCCCGGGCGGGCGCCGCGACAAAGCGCCGCGCAAGCGCCGCCGCACGAAGCGCATCATCGGCTGGACCGCCGCGGCCCTCGCGGTGATCCTCGTCGTGGTGGGCGGGTACGCCGCCTACAGCTACTTCCGGTTCGTCGGCGGAGTGAAGCACGTGGATGTGATCTCCAAGCCCGCGAACGATGTCGACGGTCAGGACCAGAACATCCTGCTGGTCGGCGACGACCACCGGCCCGACGGCGCCTCGCAGGCGGAGCTCGACCAGCTGAGCACCACAGACGACGGCGGCGGCACCAACACGGACACGATGATGATCCTGCACATCCCCGCGAACGGGAAGTCGGCGACGCTGATCTCGCTCCCGCGCGACTCCTGGGTGGAGGTGCCGGGCCACGGGATGAACAAGCTCAACGCCGCCTTCTCGCTGGGCGGCGGCGCGACGGATGCGGCGAGCGGCGCGAAGCTGCTCATCCAGACCGTGCAGAACCTCACGGGCCTCAGCATCGACCATTACGTGCGCGTCTCGCTGCTCGGCTTCTACACGATCGCGCAGGCGCTGGGCCCCGTGCAGGTGTGCCTGAACAACGCGGTCGACGACCCGTACTCCGGCGCCAACTTCCCGGCGGGCGTCTCAACGCTGGACGCGAAGCAGGCGCTGTCCTTCGTGCGTCAGCGCCACGGACTCCCCCGCGGCGACCTCGACCGCGTCGTGCGGCAGCAGTACTTCCTCTCGGTGGAGGCGCACAAGTTCCTGTCGGCCGGCACGCTGCTGAACCCGGGCAAGCTGACCAAGGTGCTGGATGCGGTGAGCGGCTCCCTGGAGACCGATCCCGGCCTGAACTTCCTACAGCTCGCGGCCCAGCTGCAGGGGCTGACCGGCGGGAAGATCCAGTCGGCGACGATCCCGATCTCCGGCACGCCGACGATCACGGTCGACGGCGACGACATCTCGATCGTCGAGGTCGACACGGCCGCGATGCCGGCGTTCATCCAGAGCCTGATGGGCACCCCGAGCGCCTACGAGAAGGCGACGGCGGCGAAGCCGGCGGACACCTCGGTGACCGTGCTCAACGGCGGCAGCCAGAACGGCGCTGCGACGACCGCCAGCCAGACCCTCGCGGGCGCCGGTTTCAAGACCGGCACTCCGGGCGACGCCGACACCCGCGCGACGACGGTGATCCAATACCCCTCCGGACAGGAGGCACAGGCCAAGGCCGTCGCCGCCTACCTGCCGGGCGCGAGCGTGCAGGAGACCTCGTCCGTGAGCACCGTCACAGTCGTCCTCGGCGACGACGGCATCATGCCCACGGCTCCCTCTGCGGGTGGTGGCACCGCTCCCGCCCCGGCCCCGACTCCCGCTCCGACCGGCCCCGCCACGAACTACAGCGACACCGTCTGCATCAACTGA